The Anaeromusa acidaminophila DSM 3853 genome includes a region encoding these proteins:
- a CDS encoding nicotinate-nucleotide--dimethylbenzimidazole phosphoribosyltransferase gives MSLEQDVNEWIDGAAKPRHSLGLLEKYLKKMVLSWGEVKTELKPFHLVFAADNGVIAEGVAKDPEEITYLQVQNMVDGRATISCFCQQCGIPYRVIDVGVNSTRPFTGISRKAAMGSRSFLKDEAMTETEFTVAWEAGQEQVRQLVAKGYNLISLGEMGIGNTTTSSAVLHGLTGILPEFIVGGGAGLQTSELIKNKCQVVAKGVELHKEKFHTAKDVLRCVGGFDMVAICAAMLECARLKTPFVIDGFITAVAYICASRLDTSVEKHAIPSHLSREPGMAYSLLLGNIPAEEVVLKANMALGEGTGAVLMVFLLKTMLYTMHNMARITDFIPAATEKEQRAAL, from the coding sequence ATGAGTTTGGAACAGGATGTGAATGAGTGGATTGACGGGGCGGCTAAACCTCGTCATAGCCTGGGCTTGTTGGAAAAATACCTAAAAAAGATGGTGCTGTCCTGGGGTGAAGTGAAAACAGAGCTTAAGCCCTTTCATTTAGTGTTTGCAGCGGATAATGGCGTCATTGCTGAGGGCGTGGCTAAGGATCCGGAAGAGATTACGTATTTGCAGGTGCAGAATATGGTAGATGGTCGGGCAACGATCAGCTGTTTTTGCCAGCAGTGCGGCATACCTTATCGGGTTATTGATGTTGGCGTCAATTCTACAAGACCTTTTACCGGAATTTCTCGTAAAGCGGCCATGGGCAGTCGCAGCTTTCTCAAAGACGAAGCCATGACAGAGACGGAATTTACTGTTGCTTGGGAAGCCGGACAAGAACAGGTCCGTCAACTAGTGGCGAAAGGCTACAATTTAATTTCTTTAGGAGAGATGGGAATTGGCAATACGACTACCTCATCAGCAGTACTCCACGGCTTAACAGGTATTTTACCGGAGTTTATCGTCGGCGGCGGCGCCGGACTGCAGACCAGCGAATTGATCAAAAACAAATGCCAAGTGGTTGCTAAAGGCGTGGAGCTACATAAAGAAAAGTTTCATACCGCCAAGGATGTTCTGCGCTGCGTAGGCGGTTTTGATATGGTGGCTATTTGCGCCGCTATGTTGGAATGTGCGCGACTCAAGACGCCATTTGTTATTGACGGTTTTATTACGGCGGTTGCCTATATCTGCGCTTCACGATTGGATACGAGCGTGGAAAAGCATGCCATTCCTTCGCATTTGTCTCGAGAGCCGGGCATGGCGTATTCCCTGCTGTTGGGGAATATTCCGGCGGAAGAAGTGGTGTTGAAAGCCAATATGGCTTTAGGAGAAGGAACTGGGGCGGTATTGATGGTGTTTTTATTGAAGACCATGCTTTACACGATGCACAATATGGCGCGGATTACCGATTTCATTCCTGCAGCGACGGAAAAAGAACAACGAGCTGCCTTGTAA
- a CDS encoding iron-containing alcohol dehydrogenase: MPGKAFEYFMPPVSILGRDCLKEIPRYIKPMRFRKALIVSDKVLVDIGLIASLTNVLEEAGIFYIIYDNVSPNPTVEQVDYGLRLFQDNGCDFLISFGGGSPHDCAKGIALLATNGGSIHDYVGLNQSKAPAAPLIAVNTTAGTGSELTRFCVITDEKQHKKMTITDWHVTPIVAVSDACLMTAMPPGLTAATGLDALTHAVEAYVSTQATPATDCKALKAIELIAKHLPTAVVDGQDLDAREGMVYAEYLAGIAFNNASLGYVHAAAHQLGGRYGLPHGLANALMLPAVTDFNLIAIPKRYADIARAMGQSIAGLSTADAARLAPAAMRSLIETLGTPQHLRDVRGFNEEDIPLLAAGALEDITGATNLRRATQEEMEAIFRAVL, encoded by the coding sequence ATGCCCGGAAAAGCCTTTGAGTATTTCATGCCCCCAGTCAGTATTCTAGGCCGCGACTGTTTAAAGGAAATTCCCCGCTACATCAAGCCCATGCGATTTCGCAAAGCGCTCATTGTCAGCGACAAAGTGCTTGTAGATATCGGCCTGATTGCGTCTCTTACCAACGTCTTGGAAGAAGCCGGTATCTTCTACATTATCTATGACAACGTTTCTCCCAACCCGACAGTTGAACAGGTAGATTATGGCCTGCGTCTCTTCCAAGACAACGGCTGCGATTTTCTCATTTCCTTCGGCGGCGGCTCTCCCCACGACTGCGCCAAAGGAATTGCTCTTTTAGCGACCAACGGCGGCAGCATCCATGATTATGTCGGCCTTAACCAATCGAAAGCGCCAGCTGCACCGCTTATTGCCGTCAATACCACGGCTGGTACCGGCAGTGAATTGACCCGTTTCTGCGTGATTACCGATGAAAAGCAGCATAAAAAAATGACCATCACCGATTGGCATGTTACCCCCATTGTCGCCGTCAGCGATGCCTGCCTCATGACCGCCATGCCTCCGGGACTAACGGCTGCCACCGGCCTAGATGCCCTCACCCATGCGGTAGAAGCTTATGTTTCTACCCAAGCCACGCCGGCAACTGACTGCAAGGCCTTAAAGGCCATTGAGCTTATAGCCAAGCATCTTCCTACCGCCGTAGTCGACGGCCAGGATTTAGACGCCCGCGAAGGAATGGTTTACGCCGAATATCTGGCCGGCATCGCTTTTAACAATGCCAGCCTAGGCTATGTCCACGCCGCCGCTCACCAACTTGGCGGTCGCTACGGCCTCCCTCATGGCTTAGCGAACGCCCTCATGCTTCCGGCTGTAACAGATTTCAATCTTATCGCCATCCCCAAGCGCTATGCCGACATCGCCCGCGCCATGGGCCAGTCCATCGCCGGCCTTTCTACAGCCGACGCCGCTCGTTTAGCGCCTGCGGCTATGCGCAGCTTGATTGAAACATTAGGCACGCCGCAGCATTTGCGCGATGTGCGGGGATTTAACGAAGAAGACATTCCTCTCCTTGCCGCTGGCGCCCTGGAAGACATCACCGGCGCTACTAACCTGCGCCGAGCCACCCAAGAAGAAATGGAAGCCATCTTCCGGGCCGTGCTTTAA
- a CDS encoding magnesium transporter CorA family protein, with translation MLSVYKTQEEGLRTLSLETLEDGCWIHAVHPTAEEIAEVTKKVGVPEDYFRFAFEEDGCPRVLRSAGCLLVIVSVPVFRGQDRYDTIPLSVILTPNCTITVTREITSVLPKGGEAGLGFDTTKSVHFFFQLLYQAGNTFLRQINSIRKRTDEIEMKLRRSTTNEEVYRLLDLEKGLTYFTAALRANDIVLDNIVRMRASPQFRRWLPMNEEDEDILESVIIENKRALALVQTYGSILSSMMDAFSSVIANNLNHIMKFLAGITILVSIPTMISSFWSMSMVVPLRETEIGFYLVVMLSLLSSALAGLFLRKKRML, from the coding sequence ATGTTATCGGTATATAAAACTCAGGAAGAAGGCCTACGTACGTTGTCCTTAGAAACGCTGGAGGATGGCTGCTGGATTCACGCCGTGCATCCGACGGCTGAGGAAATTGCTGAAGTGACAAAGAAAGTAGGCGTTCCAGAGGACTATTTCCGCTTTGCCTTTGAGGAAGATGGATGCCCACGGGTGTTACGTAGCGCTGGTTGCCTGCTGGTAATTGTCAGTGTACCTGTTTTTCGCGGGCAGGATCGTTATGACACCATTCCTTTGAGCGTGATTTTAACGCCCAATTGTACGATTACTGTGACGCGGGAAATTACCAGTGTTTTGCCTAAAGGAGGCGAAGCTGGTCTAGGTTTTGACACGACGAAAAGCGTACATTTTTTCTTTCAGCTTCTTTATCAAGCGGGAAATACGTTTTTACGGCAAATTAACAGCATACGCAAACGGACGGACGAAATTGAAATGAAGCTGCGTCGGTCGACAACCAATGAGGAAGTATATCGTTTATTAGACTTGGAAAAAGGTTTGACCTACTTTACGGCGGCGCTTCGGGCAAATGATATTGTGCTGGATAATATTGTGCGTATGCGGGCTTCGCCGCAGTTTCGCCGTTGGCTGCCGATGAACGAGGAAGACGAGGACATTCTGGAAAGCGTTATTATTGAGAATAAGCGAGCCTTAGCATTAGTGCAGACCTATGGCTCCATTCTTAGCAGCATGATGGATGCATTTTCTTCGGTTATTGCCAATAATTTGAATCATATTATGAAATTTTTAGCAGGGATCACCATTCTTGTATCGATTCCTACGATGATTTCCAGCTTTTGGAGCATGAGCATGGTCGTGCCGCTCAGAGAGACGGAGATCGGCTTTTATTTGGTAGTCATGCTTTCGCTTCTGTCGAGCGCTTTAGCTGGACTGTTCTTGCGGAAAAAAAGAATGCTGTGA
- a CDS encoding divergent polysaccharide deacetylase family protein → MARKQKKSSPRIVWWVVALLALGAAVWYGMQDDGKNSLTSLMPAAVQEAIGGSEKEKASKGVEEKAKEKTKEAAKVAGDTKSTLPEPSGEIKARLAIVIDDFGYTSGPIAALAALPRPVTFAILPYRPHSAEALQAAKASGKEAILHLPMMPQQASAASEENTISPSMSDGEIRSIVEKALHSLPGVVGVNNHQGSLATSDSRVMKQVLSVLHSRGLFFVDSRTSSQSVGRMTARQLGVPAAENDLFLDNVDEVDAVKQKLRTAGNLALRSGSAVVIGHARMHTATALREVIPELERKGIRLVFVSRLTE, encoded by the coding sequence ATGGCAAGGAAGCAGAAAAAATCGTCACCGCGCATCGTTTGGTGGGTAGTGGCGTTATTGGCGCTAGGGGCGGCAGTTTGGTACGGGATGCAGGATGATGGAAAAAATTCGTTAACCAGCTTGATGCCGGCAGCCGTTCAAGAGGCGATCGGCGGCAGCGAAAAAGAGAAAGCGAGCAAGGGTGTAGAAGAAAAGGCCAAGGAAAAGACCAAGGAAGCGGCTAAGGTCGCGGGAGATACAAAAAGTACCCTCCCAGAACCGAGCGGTGAAATAAAGGCGCGCTTAGCTATTGTTATTGATGACTTTGGTTATACCTCAGGACCGATAGCGGCGCTTGCGGCGCTGCCGCGTCCGGTAACTTTCGCCATTCTTCCGTATCGGCCTCATTCGGCAGAAGCGCTGCAAGCGGCAAAGGCATCGGGAAAAGAGGCGATCTTGCATTTGCCGATGATGCCGCAGCAAGCGTCGGCGGCTTCAGAGGAGAATACCATTAGTCCAAGCATGTCGGATGGTGAAATTCGCAGTATCGTGGAGAAAGCGCTGCATTCGCTGCCAGGAGTGGTCGGTGTAAACAATCACCAGGGATCCTTGGCGACGTCGGACAGCCGGGTCATGAAACAGGTATTGAGCGTGCTTCATAGTAGAGGACTGTTTTTCGTGGACAGCCGCACCAGCTCTCAGTCGGTAGGGAGGATGACGGCGCGACAGTTGGGGGTTCCGGCGGCGGAAAATGATTTGTTTTTGGATAACGTGGATGAAGTGGATGCGGTGAAGCAGAAACTGCGGACGGCAGGGAATCTGGCTTTGCGATCCGGCAGCGCCGTGGTGATTGGTCACGCGCGCATGCATACGGCTACAGCCTTGCGTGAGGTAATCCCGGAGTTAGAGCGCAAAGGGATTCGGTTAGTTTTTGTCTCGCGGTTGACAGAATAG
- a CDS encoding EutN/CcmL family microcompartment protein, translated as MWLGKVVGTVVAPTKDDTLVGWKLLVVQPLNLDGLNNISMQVAVDTVGAGNGETVLVASGSSARRVTKNDDSAVDAAIVGIVDSMEIEGVSKSQYWMQK; from the coding sequence ATGTGGTTAGGAAAAGTAGTAGGTACCGTGGTAGCTCCGACAAAAGATGATACGCTGGTAGGGTGGAAGCTTTTGGTGGTGCAGCCGCTGAACCTTGATGGGTTGAATAATATCAGCATGCAGGTGGCAGTTGATACGGTGGGAGCGGGCAACGGCGAGACGGTGCTGGTCGCTTCGGGCAGTTCGGCTCGGAGAGTGACGAAAAATGACGACAGTGCGGTGGATGCGGCCATTGTTGGGATTGTAGACAGTATGGAAATTGAGGGTGTGTCCAAGAGCCAATACTGGATGCAGAAATAA
- a CDS encoding sensor histidine kinase has translation MNMQVSRFTLSEIVDTSILQEIQDKFAEATGLAAVIVDPEGRPITKPSHFACFCNYVRSFDEGFRRCMNCDDKSGRRATQDKRPVVYLCHSGLTDLAAPIIVQDEYIGAFLAGQVVVETEHSDIKEVKEEMYRRVADLPVDKEKIGELFDQVEIVPEHRIKAGADLIYIMSNYIVEIGLANIVQKQLMLEMKAKAELESLLQVTELKALQSQVNPHFLFNTLNTIARLALLEGAEKTQEVVYALADLLRNNLRDIDVLRTIEEEVKSTRDYLTIQKVRFGDRIASDIQIDTALLEGLIPALTLQPLVENAIIHGLENRVEGGRIFLEGQMENGDMVLTVRDTGVGMSAERLQSLFREERRQNSHGQTTGLGIINVHKRICHFFGEQYGLSVESMPGEGTSVKLRLPFRHN, from the coding sequence ATGAATATGCAAGTCAGCCGGTTTACGTTAAGTGAAATTGTTGACACTAGTATTTTGCAAGAGATCCAAGATAAGTTTGCAGAAGCCACGGGTCTGGCGGCAGTTATTGTGGATCCCGAAGGCCGCCCTATTACTAAGCCCAGCCATTTTGCCTGTTTTTGCAATTACGTTCGCTCTTTTGATGAAGGCTTTCGTCGCTGCATGAATTGTGATGATAAAAGCGGTCGACGGGCTACTCAAGATAAACGTCCGGTGGTATATCTTTGTCATAGCGGTCTGACAGATTTGGCGGCGCCGATTATTGTGCAGGATGAGTACATTGGAGCGTTTTTGGCCGGTCAGGTGGTAGTGGAAACCGAGCACAGCGATATTAAAGAGGTCAAGGAAGAAATGTATCGTCGTGTGGCGGATTTGCCGGTAGACAAAGAAAAAATCGGCGAGCTTTTTGACCAGGTAGAAATTGTACCGGAGCACCGCATTAAGGCTGGAGCGGATCTGATTTATATCATGTCCAACTACATTGTAGAAATTGGCCTAGCGAATATTGTGCAAAAGCAGCTGATGCTGGAGATGAAAGCGAAAGCGGAGCTGGAAAGCCTGCTGCAGGTGACTGAATTGAAGGCGCTGCAATCGCAGGTCAATCCTCATTTTTTATTTAATACGCTCAACACCATTGCGCGTTTAGCCTTGCTGGAAGGGGCGGAAAAGACGCAGGAGGTAGTTTACGCTTTAGCGGATTTGCTGCGCAATAATCTGCGGGATATTGACGTGTTGCGTACGATCGAAGAAGAGGTCAAATCTACTCGGGATTATTTGACCATTCAAAAGGTTCGCTTCGGTGATCGTATTGCCTCGGATATTCAAATCGATACCGCGCTTTTAGAGGGGCTGATTCCAGCGCTAACGCTGCAACCGTTGGTGGAAAACGCCATTATTCATGGGTTGGAAAACCGGGTGGAAGGCGGCCGGATTTTTCTGGAAGGGCAGATGGAGAACGGCGATATGGTGCTGACGGTGCGCGATACTGGCGTGGGGATGTCGGCGGAACGTTTGCAAAGCTTGTTCCGGGAGGAACGTCGGCAAAATTCGCATGGACAGACAACTGGCTTAGGTATCATTAACGTACATAAGCGTATTTGTCATTTTTTTGGAGAGCAATACGGCCTTTCGGTGGAAAGCATGCCTGGCGAAGGAACTTCGGTAAAGCTGCGTCTGCCGTTTCGGCATAATTAA
- the cobC gene encoding alpha-ribazole phosphatase, with product MKIWFVRHGETEWNRTKRYQGHSDIPLNENGRRQAQETAALLAKEPLAAVYASDLKRAVETAETIAQPHRLQVQQKPELRELHFGLWEGLRYEQIMEKWANELSLMYDHPEIGCAPEGEGFSDLAKRAWPALQALREAHQEEDAIAVVAHGGTIRVLLCLLQGKPLQQLWGVAVEHGQAMAMDV from the coding sequence ATGAAGATTTGGTTTGTGCGGCATGGTGAAACCGAGTGGAACCGGACCAAACGGTATCAGGGGCATAGCGATATACCGTTGAATGAAAACGGGCGGAGGCAGGCGCAGGAAACAGCGGCCTTATTAGCAAAGGAGCCGCTGGCGGCGGTCTATGCCAGCGATTTGAAACGGGCTGTAGAAACGGCGGAGACAATAGCGCAGCCGCACAGGCTGCAGGTGCAGCAGAAGCCGGAACTGCGAGAGCTTCACTTTGGACTATGGGAAGGTTTGCGGTATGAGCAGATTATGGAGAAATGGGCCAACGAATTGAGTCTGATGTACGATCATCCTGAGATAGGCTGCGCGCCGGAAGGCGAAGGGTTTAGCGATCTGGCAAAACGAGCGTGGCCGGCGTTGCAGGCGCTTCGTGAAGCGCATCAAGAAGAGGATGCAATAGCAGTGGTAGCTCATGGCGGAACCATTCGCGTCTTGCTATGTTTGTTGCAAGGCAAACCATTGCAGCAGCTTTGGGGCGTGGCGGTGGAGCATGGCCAGGCGATGGCGATGGATGTGTAA
- the eutJ gene encoding ethanolamine utilization protein EutJ: MEAYEKIYQLQQLIEDKAWTGVPGPYRVGVDLGTADVVLVVVDEAGLPVAGAMRWATVVRDGLVVDFRGAMNIVEELKKEVETIVGVKLECGATAVPPGTVGRNAQACSHVIAGAGIEPIGQVDEPVAAAKALGINDGVVVDIGGGTTGIAVLRNGEMVFSADEPTGGTHLSLALAGAYHIPFEEAELIKRDTSRHREIMPIVLPVIEKMATVTQQMMNQCGDCEKQEVYVVGGTAYLDGFEEAFGKAFGRPVHVPPHPLLVTPLGIALY; this comes from the coding sequence ATGGAGGCGTACGAGAAAATATATCAGCTACAGCAATTGATTGAAGATAAGGCATGGACAGGTGTCCCTGGACCGTATCGTGTAGGGGTGGACTTGGGGACGGCGGATGTGGTGCTTGTCGTAGTGGATGAGGCTGGTTTGCCGGTAGCCGGTGCTATGCGATGGGCTACGGTAGTGCGTGACGGTTTGGTGGTGGATTTCCGAGGCGCTATGAATATCGTAGAAGAACTGAAAAAAGAAGTAGAAACCATTGTCGGTGTTAAGCTGGAGTGCGGAGCTACGGCGGTGCCGCCTGGAACGGTAGGCCGCAACGCGCAGGCGTGCAGCCATGTCATTGCCGGGGCTGGAATTGAACCCATCGGGCAGGTGGACGAACCGGTTGCAGCAGCGAAAGCATTGGGAATTAACGACGGCGTGGTAGTTGATATTGGCGGCGGTACGACAGGCATTGCCGTATTGCGCAACGGAGAGATGGTGTTTTCGGCTGATGAGCCAACTGGCGGGACGCATTTATCCTTGGCTTTGGCAGGGGCGTACCATATTCCTTTTGAAGAAGCGGAATTGATTAAACGCGATACATCAAGACATCGCGAAATTATGCCTATTGTCTTGCCGGTAATAGAAAAGATGGCTACTGTGACGCAGCAAATGATGAATCAATGCGGCGATTGTGAAAAACAAGAGGTATACGTAGTGGGCGGAACGGCCTACTTAGATGGTTTTGAGGAAGCTTTTGGCAAAGCCTTTGGCCGACCGGTGCATGTGCCGCCGCATCCGCTTTTGGTGACTCCCCTGGGCATAGCTTTATATTAA
- the cobS gene encoding adenosylcobinamide-GDP ribazoletransferase, which produces MKAGYIADFIRALQFLTRFQLVKEVDWSLEALGRSVRFFPWAGGVIGAVLGGCAWGMVQAFGESLPMHAATALLIVLEIMLTGGLHCDGFMDTMDGIFSGRSRERMLEIMKDSRVGAYGAMSFALLMLVKYSFYLDIPLQWLPMASLVMPIAGRWAVVAPLVHYPYARPQGLGQGFGQYAGGLTVWASLLLTLILLAPLGLFAMGAGLAASLIAWAVASYAAGILGGLTGDVYGAIIELSQLGALAVFVFWR; this is translated from the coding sequence TTGAAAGCAGGTTATATAGCAGATTTTATACGAGCGTTGCAATTTTTAACGCGATTTCAGTTGGTGAAAGAAGTGGATTGGTCTCTAGAAGCATTAGGAAGGAGCGTGCGCTTTTTTCCTTGGGCGGGAGGCGTCATTGGCGCGGTTCTGGGCGGCTGCGCCTGGGGTATGGTGCAGGCTTTTGGAGAATCTTTGCCGATGCATGCGGCAACGGCGTTGCTGATTGTGCTCGAGATTATGCTGACCGGCGGGCTGCATTGCGACGGGTTTATGGATACGATGGACGGGATTTTTTCCGGGCGTTCTCGGGAACGAATGTTGGAGATTATGAAAGACAGTCGGGTAGGAGCATACGGGGCGATGTCTTTTGCGTTGTTAATGCTTGTGAAGTACTCGTTCTACCTGGATATTCCATTGCAATGGCTGCCTATGGCTTCGTTGGTGATGCCTATAGCCGGACGGTGGGCTGTAGTAGCGCCCCTTGTGCATTATCCCTATGCTCGTCCGCAAGGATTGGGGCAGGGCTTTGGGCAGTATGCCGGGGGGCTGACCGTTTGGGCGAGCTTATTGCTGACACTCATTTTGCTGGCCCCGTTGGGATTGTTCGCAATGGGGGCGGGGCTAGCTGCTTCATTGATCGCTTGGGCGGTAGCTTCCTATGCGGCTGGTATTCTTGGAGGTCTGACAGGCGATGTATATGGAGCGATCATTGAATTATCTCAATTGGGAGCGCTCGCGGTATTTGTCTTCTGGCGGTGA